A stretch of the Paenibacillus dendritiformis genome encodes the following:
- the bioB gene encoding biotin synthase BioB: MMMSETMQERQTDWRKLADKALAGEGISREEALAVLRADDDELLAIMDAAYRVRRHFYGNKVKLNLIINAKSGHCPEDCGYCSQSRVSDAPIEKYTMLEKEVLVDGARKAMEMQAGTYCIVASGRGPTPRELEQVVAAVEEIKATMPMKICACLGILSQEQANRLKQAGVDRYNHNLNTSEDHYSHITSTHTYGERVHTVNTSKQAGMSPCSGVIMGMGETDEQLVDVAFSLRELDADSIPVNFLNPIPGTPLGHLHDLDPRRCLKALAMFRFVCPSKEIRASGGREVNLGSLQPLALYAANSVFVGDYLTTDGQEANADHQMIADLGFEVERCAL, translated from the coding sequence ATGATGATGAGCGAAACAATGCAAGAGCGGCAGACGGATTGGCGGAAGCTGGCGGATAAGGCGTTAGCCGGCGAAGGAATAAGCCGGGAAGAAGCGCTGGCGGTGCTGCGGGCAGACGATGACGAATTGCTGGCGATCATGGATGCGGCTTACCGGGTGCGGCGGCATTTCTATGGAAATAAGGTGAAACTGAATCTGATTATTAATGCAAAAAGCGGACACTGTCCGGAAGATTGCGGCTATTGCTCGCAGTCCCGGGTATCCGATGCTCCGATAGAGAAGTATACGATGCTGGAAAAGGAGGTGCTGGTGGACGGAGCGCGCAAGGCGATGGAGATGCAAGCCGGAACATACTGCATCGTGGCCAGCGGGCGAGGGCCGACGCCGCGGGAGCTCGAGCAGGTGGTCGCCGCCGTGGAGGAGATCAAGGCGACGATGCCGATGAAAATCTGCGCCTGCCTCGGCATTTTGTCGCAGGAGCAGGCGAACCGGCTGAAGCAGGCCGGCGTCGATCGCTATAACCACAACTTGAATACGAGCGAGGATCATTATTCTCATATCACCTCGACTCACACGTACGGCGAACGGGTACATACGGTGAATACATCGAAGCAAGCAGGGATGTCGCCTTGCTCCGGTGTGATTATGGGAATGGGAGAGACGGATGAGCAGTTGGTGGACGTCGCCTTTTCGCTGCGGGAACTGGATGCGGACTCGATTCCGGTCAATTTCCTGAATCCGATTCCGGGAACGCCGCTCGGCCATCTGCATGATCTGGACCCGCGCCGCTGCTTGAAGGCGCTGGCGATGTTCCGCTTCGTCTGCCCATCGAAGGAGATCCGCGCCTCCGGCGGGCGGGAGGTCAATCTCGGGTCCTTGCAGCCGCTGGCGCTCTATGCGGCCAATTCCGTGTTCGTCGGCGATTATTTGACGACGGATGGGCAAGAGGCGAACGCCGATCACCAGATGATCGCCGATCTCGGGTTCGAAGTCGAGCGGTGCGCCTTGTGA
- a CDS encoding methyltransferase domain-containing protein has product MEQSQTIGAGRANDQMLSGAGARVDKQLVARRFGRHAAEYDVYAEVQPLMAAGLTERVRRHHQGLAGRILDIGCGTGGLAASLWPHYPAAELTLLDLAPAMLRQAEQKLRRHGCPGSQLRAVAADAEAWAADQPEGGYDLIVSSAAFQWFNTPAATLRRLVQLLRPGGLLAFATFLPGTLRELHAAFRQADAEQGRAPRPRGQAYPSAAAWHGWARAAAGTFLLWEEASCRCEYASVPEMLAQVRRIGAGNALEAGASGMSPSLYRRMAQVYRERFGGPGGRIPATYAFVYALMRREKE; this is encoded by the coding sequence ATGGAGCAATCGCAGACGATAGGAGCCGGGCGGGCGAATGACCAGATGCTTAGCGGTGCGGGCGCGCGGGTTGATAAGCAACTGGTCGCCCGCCGCTTCGGCAGACATGCGGCGGAGTATGACGTCTACGCGGAGGTGCAGCCGCTGATGGCCGCCGGCTTGACGGAGCGGGTGCGAAGGCATCACCAGGGGCTCGCGGGGCGTATCCTCGACATTGGCTGCGGCACGGGCGGCTTGGCTGCGAGCCTCTGGCCGCATTATCCTGCGGCAGAGCTCACGCTGCTCGATCTGGCGCCGGCCATGCTTCGCCAGGCGGAGCAGAAGCTGCGCCGCCACGGCTGCCCCGGCAGCCAGCTGCGTGCGGTCGCCGCCGACGCCGAGGCCTGGGCGGCCGATCAGCCGGAAGGCGGCTACGACCTGATCGTGTCGAGCGCCGCCTTCCAATGGTTCAACACGCCGGCCGCGACGCTGCGGCGGCTCGTGCAACTGCTCCGGCCCGGCGGGCTGCTGGCCTTCGCCACGTTCCTGCCGGGCACGCTGCGCGAGCTGCATGCCGCGTTCCGGCAGGCGGACGCCGAGCAGGGCCGGGCGCCCCGTCCGCGCGGACAGGCGTATCCGTCCGCGGCGGCTTGGCACGGCTGGGCGCGGGCTGCGGCCGGGACCTTCCTGCTCTGGGAAGAGGCGAGCTGCCGCTGCGAGTACGCCAGCGTGCCGGAGATGCTGGCCCAGGTCCGCCGCATCGGGGCCGGCAACGCGCTGGAGGCCGGCGCCTCCGGCATGAGCCCCTCCCTGTACCGCCGCATGGCCCAGGTGTATCGAGAGCGCTTCGGCGGCCCGGGCGGGCGAATTCCGGCCACCTATGCTTTCGTCTATGCGCTGATGCGAAGAGAGAAGGAATGA
- the bioD gene encoding dethiobiotin synthase, whose amino-acid sequence MMPETQPKPVKAAGLFVSSTGTETGKTIVASGIAAYLHSVRRRKLSLWKPVQSGVALGAPDADSYRLRMGSGMSELAEEGIATWTLREPLAPWMASEREGVRLSVEALLEEGRRRMESDEFLLAEGAGGIAVPFTREMTMADLAQGLGLPVLLVAAPGLGTVSHTVTAISYARQRGIADIGVVFSGPPEAATEREREENGRMIEAMTNVPVLGAMPWLPQPEGIQAADPSAWAAWRGRWLQCTMRLSRLTEWLADREWGKAKER is encoded by the coding sequence ATGATGCCAGAAACACAGCCTAAACCGGTGAAGGCGGCAGGCTTATTCGTGTCCTCGACGGGGACGGAGACGGGGAAGACGATCGTGGCTTCAGGGATTGCGGCTTACCTCCACTCGGTTCGGAGGCGCAAGCTCAGTCTCTGGAAGCCGGTCCAGAGCGGCGTGGCATTAGGAGCTCCGGATGCGGACAGCTACCGGCTGCGGATGGGCAGCGGAATGTCCGAGCTCGCCGAGGAGGGGATTGCGACGTGGACGCTGCGCGAGCCGTTGGCGCCCTGGATGGCATCCGAACGGGAAGGGGTTCGCTTGTCTGTGGAAGCCCTGCTGGAAGAAGGCCGCCGGCGGATGGAGTCGGACGAGTTCCTGCTCGCGGAAGGAGCGGGCGGGATTGCCGTTCCGTTCACGCGGGAGATGACGATGGCGGATCTGGCGCAGGGGCTGGGTCTTCCCGTGCTGCTCGTGGCTGCCCCCGGCTTGGGAACCGTCAGTCACACCGTGACGGCCATCTCTTATGCCCGTCAACGAGGCATCGCTGATATCGGTGTCGTGTTCAGCGGTCCGCCGGAGGCGGCAACGGAGAGAGAGAGGGAAGAGAACGGCCGCATGATCGAAGCGATGACGAATGTGCCCGTATTGGGGGCAATGCCATGGCTGCCGCAGCCGGAAGGGATACAGGCGGCTGATCCGTCCGCTTGGGCGGCATGGCGGGGGCGATGGCTGCAATGCACAATGCGCCTGTCCCGGCTGACGGAGTGGCTGGCAGACCGGGAATGGGGAAAAGCGAAGGAGCGATGA
- a CDS encoding class II fructose-bisphosphate aldolase yields the protein MGHLISSTSMLQAAREQGFGITAFNVHTLEMLQAVTEAAEDTQSPLILQTTVGTVKHLGPEYIVAAAATAAKLSSVPIALHLDHCTDYDLIVRCIRAGYTSVMIDASMHPYDDNVRMTREVVRVALAAGVNVEAELGKVGGVEDDIVVEEEDARLAVPEECAAFVAATGVPTLAPAIGTAHGIYKGEPKIAFDRLEQIAKQVAVPLVLHGGSGIPEDQVKRCVKLGMAKMNVATELRIAFSDAIKAVFAANPDENDPRKYMVPAKQAVKALAIQKMEMAGCLGQANAVR from the coding sequence ATGGGACATCTCATCAGCTCCACTTCAATGCTGCAGGCCGCCCGCGAGCAAGGCTTCGGAATTACCGCATTCAATGTCCACACCCTGGAAATGCTGCAAGCGGTAACGGAAGCGGCCGAAGACACCCAATCTCCGCTCATTTTACAGACAACGGTCGGCACCGTGAAGCATCTCGGTCCGGAATATATCGTGGCCGCGGCGGCGACCGCGGCGAAGCTCTCTTCGGTTCCGATCGCGCTCCATCTGGATCATTGCACCGACTACGATCTGATTGTCCGCTGCATCCGGGCAGGCTACACCTCGGTGATGATCGATGCTTCCATGCATCCTTATGACGACAATGTGCGGATGACGCGGGAGGTCGTGCGCGTCGCCCTGGCGGCCGGGGTCAACGTCGAAGCCGAGCTGGGCAAGGTCGGCGGCGTGGAGGATGATATCGTCGTCGAGGAGGAGGACGCCCGTCTGGCGGTGCCGGAGGAATGCGCCGCCTTCGTCGCCGCGACCGGCGTGCCGACGCTGGCGCCTGCGATCGGAACGGCGCACGGCATCTATAAGGGCGAGCCGAAGATCGCATTTGATAGGCTGGAGCAGATCGCGAAGCAAGTGGCAGTCCCTCTCGTCCTGCACGGCGGCTCCGGCATTCCGGAGGATCAGGTGAAGCGCTGCGTGAAGCTCGGCATGGCGAAGATGAATGTTGCGACCGAGCTCCGCATCGCCTTCTCCGATGCGATCAAGGCCGTATTTGCGGCCAATCCGGATGAGAATGATCCGCGCAAATATATGGTTCCCGCCAAGCAAGCCGTCAAGGCCCTGGCGATTCAAAAAATGGAGATGGCCGGCTGTCTCGGCCAGGCGAACGCCGTCCGCTAA
- a CDS encoding MBOAT family O-acyltransferase — protein sequence MATWMVETEIMIYTDWFYWLFVLVAVVTYHLMPHRVRPWVLFASGVAFYYYYAGSYLFLLLAEVIVALVVVMAAAKRAKRWIYPAGIIGAILVLGYFKYTNMMLDTLNELFAFLHQPFLPKAEQIVLPLGISYFTFELIHYLVERKRGTLPDHRPEGLLSFIFFFPTMVAGPIKQFQMFYPQLTSRFHIDHMLIGVTRIGFGLFKKLVLAGSIDLLAQPVYSAAGIAEADTARLWISLVAYTFVIYFDFSGYSDIAIGTARLFGIVIPENFRFPYLARSIAEFWNRWHISLGSWLTRYVYFPLGGSRVPAHRVYLNLMATMTVSGLWHGAAWNFVVWGMFHGVMLCIHRFYVKQIKPSLKPVPKWLKPGTTTIAILITFFGVTISRVFFILPIADGWDLMLRLLGLR from the coding sequence TTGGCAACTTGGATGGTGGAAACGGAAATTATGATTTATACGGATTGGTTTTATTGGCTGTTCGTGCTCGTGGCTGTCGTCACGTATCACCTTATGCCGCATCGTGTCAGACCCTGGGTGCTCTTTGCCTCGGGTGTCGCATTTTACTACTATTATGCGGGTTCTTACCTGTTCCTGTTGCTGGCGGAGGTTATCGTTGCCCTTGTTGTCGTGATGGCCGCGGCGAAGCGGGCCAAGAGGTGGATTTATCCCGCCGGCATTATCGGCGCCATTCTCGTGCTTGGTTATTTCAAGTACACGAATATGATGCTGGATACGTTAAATGAGTTGTTTGCTTTTTTGCATCAGCCCTTCTTGCCTAAGGCAGAGCAGATTGTGCTCCCGCTCGGCATTTCCTATTTTACGTTCGAGCTGATTCATTACTTGGTCGAGCGCAAACGCGGAACTTTGCCGGATCATCGGCCGGAAGGTCTGTTGTCGTTTATATTCTTCTTCCCGACGATGGTGGCTGGGCCGATTAAGCAGTTTCAGATGTTTTATCCGCAGCTTACATCGAGATTTCACATTGACCATATGCTGATCGGAGTCACCCGGATTGGGTTCGGCCTGTTCAAAAAGCTTGTCCTCGCCGGATCCATTGATTTGCTTGCACAGCCCGTCTACTCGGCGGCCGGCATAGCGGAGGCGGATACCGCCAGACTCTGGATTTCGCTTGTCGCCTATACGTTCGTCATTTATTTTGATTTCTCGGGCTATTCCGACATCGCCATCGGAACGGCTCGCTTGTTCGGCATCGTCATCCCGGAGAACTTCCGCTTCCCGTATCTGGCCCGCAGCATAGCCGAGTTCTGGAATCGCTGGCACATCTCGCTCGGTTCTTGGCTGACCCGCTATGTGTATTTCCCGCTCGGGGGAAGCCGAGTCCCTGCTCACCGGGTCTATTTGAATTTGATGGCGACGATGACCGTGTCCGGTCTCTGGCACGGAGCCGCGTGGAATTTCGTTGTCTGGGGCATGTTCCATGGCGTGATGCTATGTATTCACCGGTTCTATGTGAAGCAGATCAAGCCTTCATTAAAACCCGTTCCGAAATGGCTGAAGCCGGGAACGACAACCATCGCGATTTTGATTACGTTCTTCGGAGTGACAATCAGCCGGGTGTTTTTCATTCTGCCGATTGCAGACGGATGGGATTTGATGCTCCGGCTGCTCGGATTGCGATAG
- a CDS encoding alpha/beta fold hydrolase, producing the protein MSGAFPRPRPPQQAKLLWIHGWGLSDEVWRPLAQDLPMFAHRYVSFAACETAADLREAVRAPLRREPDGPWHVAGWSLGGMLAIEMLAGRAAGNGEWAGLPRIESTLLIGTTLRFADSTGQAGWPPRVLARMRRRLAQAPEETLLAFLGQLDTGPASPGGPPLAEKLWRQLAAAPGYTPAGLDAGLAYLEAADLATEWARLAAAEERPCLLWLHGGNDLVCPRAAMERARASFGPGLRTVVLPDAGHAPFLSHPEDWREEVSAWYGAIADDRSRAGE; encoded by the coding sequence GTGAGCGGGGCGTTCCCGCGGCCCCGGCCGCCGCAGCAGGCGAAGCTGCTGTGGATTCACGGCTGGGGCTTGAGCGACGAGGTGTGGCGTCCGCTCGCGCAGGACTTGCCGATGTTCGCGCACCGGTATGTGTCCTTCGCCGCATGCGAGACGGCGGCTGATCTGCGGGAGGCGGTGCGCGCTCCGCTCCGGCGGGAGCCGGACGGTCCGTGGCATGTCGCCGGGTGGTCGCTTGGCGGCATGCTGGCGATCGAGATGCTGGCCGGGCGCGCCGCAGGGAACGGCGAATGGGCGGGGCTGCCGCGCATCGAGAGCACCCTGCTCATCGGCACGACACTGCGCTTCGCCGACAGCACCGGGCAGGCGGGCTGGCCGCCGCGCGTGCTGGCCCGCATGCGGCGCCGTCTGGCACAGGCGCCGGAGGAGACGCTGCTGGCGTTCCTTGGCCAACTGGATACGGGCCCGGCCAGCCCCGGCGGGCCGCCGCTGGCGGAGAAGCTGTGGCGACAGCTGGCCGCCGCTCCCGGCTATACGCCGGCCGGGCTTGATGCGGGGCTTGCCTACTTGGAGGCGGCGGATCTGGCCACGGAGTGGGCACGCCTCGCCGCTGCGGAGGAACGCCCGTGCCTGCTGTGGCTGCATGGCGGGAACGATCTCGTATGCCCGCGGGCCGCGATGGAGCGGGCAAGGGCATCATTCGGTCCGGGGCTGCGAACCGTGGTGCTCCCGGATGCGGGGCATGCGCCGTTCCTGTCGCATCCGGAGGACTGGCGAGAGGAGGTGAGCGCATGGTATGGAGCAATCGCAGACGATAGGAGCCGGGCGGGCGAATGA
- a CDS encoding aminotransferase class I/II-fold pyridoxal phosphate-dependent enzyme, with translation MEPMMAAANSERWHWMRAELDALEEAGRLRKLEPAIWLEHGWIERSGKRLLHLASNHYLGFEPWLDDDGWAGLAAECRRLGEPGVRIGAGASRLITGHDPQHDALEREMAAFKETEAALVFSSGYMANAGVIPALVGRSGVIFSDRLNHASITDGILLSRARHIRYPHRDMDRLEKALKQWHAGGPGVPSRRTRLLIVTDAVFSMDGTVAPLADLVTLKERYGAMLMVDEAHSGGVYGPGGRGLCHALGLHQKVDIIMGTFGKAFGAVGAYIAADGIVVRYLINRARTLIYNTGLPPLVAAFIRRRLRDVCAADIARAELMRKAALFRARLRAGGLDTGPGDSHIVPVLCGTDRRAVALSAALAEAGVAGVAIRPPTVPEGTARIRFAPTPAHRDADLLQAADAVARLAAEARP, from the coding sequence ATGGAGCCGATGATGGCTGCGGCCAATTCAGAGCGTTGGCATTGGATGCGTGCCGAGCTGGACGCCTTGGAGGAGGCGGGCCGGCTCCGCAAGCTGGAGCCAGCGATATGGCTGGAGCATGGATGGATCGAGCGGAGCGGCAAGCGGCTGCTTCATCTCGCTTCGAACCATTATCTTGGCTTCGAGCCATGGCTCGATGACGATGGCTGGGCAGGGCTTGCGGCGGAGTGCCGCCGCCTCGGCGAGCCGGGCGTACGCATCGGCGCCGGGGCTTCCCGGCTCATCACGGGTCATGATCCGCAGCATGATGCGCTGGAGCGGGAAATGGCCGCTTTTAAGGAAACGGAGGCGGCGCTCGTGTTCAGCAGCGGCTACATGGCGAATGCCGGCGTCATTCCGGCCCTGGTCGGCCGGAGTGGCGTCATCTTCAGCGACCGGCTGAATCATGCGAGCATTACGGACGGCATCTTGCTGAGCCGGGCCCGGCATATCCGTTATCCTCACCGGGATATGGATCGGCTCGAAAAGGCGTTGAAGCAGTGGCACGCCGGAGGACCGGGCGTCCCGTCGCGGCGGACGCGGCTGTTGATCGTGACCGACGCCGTGTTCAGCATGGACGGGACGGTGGCGCCGCTCGCCGATCTCGTGACGCTGAAAGAGCGTTACGGGGCGATGCTGATGGTCGACGAGGCACACAGCGGCGGCGTGTATGGACCTGGCGGGCGCGGGCTGTGCCATGCGCTCGGATTGCATCAGAAGGTGGATATCATCATGGGTACCTTCGGGAAAGCCTTTGGCGCGGTCGGCGCTTATATTGCCGCAGACGGCATCGTCGTCCGCTACCTGATCAACCGGGCGCGGACGCTCATTTATAATACGGGGCTGCCGCCGCTGGTGGCCGCGTTCATCCGGCGGCGGCTGCGCGACGTATGCGCTGCCGATATCGCGCGCGCCGAACTGATGCGCAAGGCGGCCCTGTTCCGCGCGCGGCTGCGAGCCGGGGGGCTGGACACGGGTCCCGGCGACAGCCATATCGTGCCGGTCCTGTGCGGCACGGATCGACGGGCGGTCGCGCTTAGCGCCGCGCTCGCGGAGGCGGGCGTCGCCGGCGTGGCCATTCGCCCGCCGACGGTGCCCGAGGGGACGGCGCGCATTCGCTTCGCGCCGACTCCCGCGCACCGCGACGCCGACCTGCTGCAGGCGGCGGATGCGGTCGCGCGCCTGGCCGCGGAGGCGCGGCCGTGA
- the pfkB gene encoding 1-phosphofructokinase produces the protein MITTVTLNAAIDKTYLVPGFALDKLYRVEQMTATAGGKGINVARVIHALGEEVTASGFAAGFHGQMILHKLGEEGIPADFVLVEGESRVCLNILDPGRGTQTELLEQGPSVSPDDIDAMRDKVTALAARSSHIVFSGSLPRGCAPTLYAELIEIARRAGALPILDTSGTALEEGVKSAPALIKPNEHEVSRLTGGGADASEDEVVPAIRQLMASGIGRVVVSLGARGALAGVGGALYRVSLPAVKAINPVGSGDSMVAGLVVADKRGLSAEDGLILGAACGTANALMPSAGQVRLDDVESLRNQIQVERIG, from the coding sequence ATGATTACGACCGTGACGCTGAACGCGGCGATAGACAAAACCTATCTCGTCCCCGGCTTCGCGCTCGATAAGCTGTATCGGGTGGAGCAAATGACCGCCACCGCAGGCGGCAAAGGGATCAATGTCGCCCGCGTCATTCACGCGCTGGGCGAAGAGGTGACCGCCTCCGGGTTCGCCGCCGGCTTCCACGGACAGATGATTCTGCACAAGCTGGGCGAAGAAGGAATTCCCGCCGACTTCGTTCTCGTGGAAGGCGAATCCCGGGTGTGTCTCAACATTTTGGATCCGGGACGCGGCACGCAGACCGAGCTGCTGGAACAAGGCCCTTCCGTCTCTCCGGACGATATTGACGCGATGCGGGACAAAGTGACGGCCCTAGCCGCCCGCTCCTCTCACATCGTGTTCTCCGGGAGCCTGCCGCGGGGCTGTGCCCCCACGCTGTACGCCGAATTGATCGAGATTGCGCGCCGCGCGGGCGCGCTCCCGATTCTCGACACGAGCGGCACGGCGCTGGAGGAAGGCGTGAAGAGCGCGCCCGCGCTGATCAAGCCGAATGAGCATGAGGTCAGCAGGCTGACCGGCGGAGGAGCCGATGCCTCTGAAGACGAGGTGGTCCCGGCCATCCGTCAGCTGATGGCCTCCGGCATCGGGCGGGTCGTCGTCTCGCTCGGCGCCCGGGGCGCGTTGGCCGGTGTCGGCGGCGCGCTCTACCGCGTCTCCCTTCCTGCGGTCAAGGCCATCAATCCCGTCGGCAGCGGCGATTCCATGGTCGCCGGGCTTGTCGTGGCCGATAAACGCGGCCTGTCTGCCGAAGACGGCCTTATTCTCGGCGCCGCTTGCGGCACCGCCAACGCCCTGATGCCGTCCGCCGGGCAAGTGCGGCTGGACGATGTCGAGTCGCTTCGCAACCAAATTCAAGTCGAACGAATCGGCTAA
- a CDS encoding SGNH/GDSL hydrolase family protein — protein MIYTALGDSITFGENATSAARAYPRLAGSMSRPYRVYILARPGWSAYDLLDAAIWQGSSLIRRSAAVSVWIGGVDLANAALSALRIRQPLAAKVILSRYKRTLHALLTHIKDISHARIICCTQYNPFPNSPLSIMSIDRLNNATKEVAKSCGAAVAPVHSWFEGKQADLIYGYRKGKLEDALTGFLPIHPNDQGHRLIAKGLAPYLAASRPTS, from the coding sequence ATGATCTATACAGCTCTTGGTGATTCCATTACATTCGGGGAGAATGCAACTTCGGCGGCACGGGCTTATCCCCGACTGGCCGGATCGATGTCCCGCCCTTACCGGGTATATATTCTGGCGCGTCCCGGCTGGAGCGCCTATGATCTATTGGATGCCGCGATATGGCAAGGGTCCTCCCTGATTCGCCGTTCCGCTGCGGTCTCCGTATGGATTGGAGGCGTGGATCTGGCGAACGCCGCGCTGTCCGCGCTTCGAATTCGCCAGCCTCTGGCTGCCAAAGTGATTTTAAGCCGTTATAAACGAACCTTGCATGCACTCCTGACCCACATCAAAGACATCAGCCATGCCCGGATCATTTGCTGCACGCAATATAATCCGTTTCCGAACAGCCCGCTATCCATCATGTCGATAGACCGGTTAAATAACGCGACCAAGGAAGTGGCGAAAAGCTGCGGCGCCGCGGTCGCGCCTGTGCATTCGTGGTTTGAAGGCAAACAAGCCGATCTGATTTACGGATATCGAAAAGGAAAGCTGGAAGACGCTTTGACCGGGTTCCTGCCCATCCATCCCAATGATCAGGGGCATCGGCTTATTGCCAAAGGGCTGGCCCCCTATCTTGCCGCGTCCAGGCCAACTTCCTGA
- a CDS encoding TetR/AcrR family transcriptional regulator, with protein sequence MKSEEIKDAALKYFTMHGYEGASLSLIAEDVGMKKQSLYAHFKGKDDLFLQVLRDAKETELSTKLQYFSSIGSLHPEKALYGFLQLIIDLFQKNEQLTFWLRMSFFPPAHLAKAIEQEVIDIEEKVQAMLRRKFQDWIDEKAIIEEAAKTPTLAFLGVVDSIMLELVYGGNDEKRLKDKVEASWTVFWRGIAHP encoded by the coding sequence TTGAAAAGCGAAGAAATTAAGGATGCGGCTTTGAAATATTTCACCATGCATGGTTACGAAGGAGCATCCCTGTCTCTCATTGCGGAAGATGTCGGCATGAAAAAGCAATCGTTATACGCCCATTTTAAAGGAAAGGACGATCTTTTTCTGCAAGTGCTGCGCGATGCGAAGGAGACGGAGCTCTCTACCAAGCTTCAATATTTTAGCAGCATAGGCTCTCTGCATCCCGAGAAAGCTTTATATGGATTTCTGCAACTGATCATCGATCTTTTCCAAAAAAATGAGCAGCTCACGTTTTGGCTGCGCATGTCTTTTTTTCCGCCTGCCCATCTCGCCAAAGCGATCGAACAGGAAGTGATCGATATCGAAGAAAAGGTGCAGGCGATGCTAAGACGCAAGTTCCAGGATTGGATCGACGAGAAAGCCATCATCGAAGAGGCGGCCAAGACGCCGACCCTCGCCTTCCTGGGCGTCGTCGATTCCATTATGCTGGAGCTTGTGTACGGCGGGAACGACGAGAAACGGCTGAAGGATAAAGTGGAGGCCTCCTGGACCGTCTTTTGGCGAGGAATTGCACATCCTTGA
- a CDS encoding MFS transporter produces MKKTIKEQKAVLLILLSNVFIAFLGIGLVIPVMPSFMNMMHLSGKTMGYLVAVFAVAQLLMSPLAGRWVDRYGRKKIIIIGLFLFSVSELVFGLAGNAAMLYFARLLGGVSAAFITPGVTAYVADITSIQERPKAMGYVSAAISTGFIIGPGIGGFIAEYGIRMPFYFAAGIAFFACILSVFILKEQLTKEQLAEISANAKQSSFLADMKKSLHPLYCIAFIIVFVLAFGLSAYETVFSLFSDRKFGFTPKDIAVIITVSSIFGVVVQIFMFGKMVEILGEKKLIQLCLITGAILAVVSTVISGFWIVLAVTCFIFLAFDLLRPALTTFLSKAAGKEQGFVAGMNSTYTSLGNIAGPAMAGMLFDVNIHYPFLFSAVIMVIGLGITVMWKEKQFAEHEAE; encoded by the coding sequence ATGAAGAAAACAATCAAAGAACAAAAAGCGGTCTTGCTTATTCTCCTTAGCAATGTATTCATTGCCTTTCTGGGCATTGGCCTGGTCATCCCCGTCATGCCGTCTTTCATGAACATGATGCACTTGTCAGGCAAAACGATGGGCTATCTCGTCGCCGTATTCGCCGTGGCCCAATTGCTGATGTCCCCGCTTGCGGGACGCTGGGTTGACCGTTACGGCCGCAAGAAGATCATCATCATCGGCTTATTCCTGTTTAGCGTGTCCGAGCTTGTCTTCGGCTTGGCCGGAAATGCGGCGATGCTTTATTTCGCCAGACTTCTGGGAGGAGTTAGCGCGGCCTTCATTACGCCGGGGGTTACGGCTTATGTAGCGGATATCACCTCCATTCAGGAACGGCCGAAGGCAATGGGCTATGTGTCGGCCGCCATTAGCACCGGCTTTATTATCGGCCCCGGCATCGGCGGCTTTATCGCGGAATACGGCATACGCATGCCTTTCTACTTTGCGGCGGGAATCGCCTTTTTCGCCTGCATTTTATCCGTGTTTATTTTGAAAGAGCAGCTCACGAAGGAGCAGCTGGCGGAAATATCCGCGAACGCAAAGCAAAGCAGCTTTCTGGCCGATATGAAAAAATCGCTTCACCCGCTCTACTGTATCGCATTTATTATCGTCTTCGTGCTCGCTTTCGGTTTATCGGCATACGAAACGGTGTTCAGCCTCTTTTCCGATCGTAAATTCGGCTTTACGCCCAAGGATATTGCAGTCATTATTACGGTAAGCTCCATTTTCGGCGTCGTCGTGCAAATCTTTATGTTCGGAAAAATGGTAGAAATACTCGGCGAAAAGAAGCTGATCCAATTATGCTTGATTACCGGGGCCATCTTGGCGGTGGTGTCCACCGTCATCTCCGGCTTTTGGATCGTGCTGGCGGTAACGTGCTTCATCTTCCTCGCCTTTGATCTGCTGCGGCCGGCCTTGACGACATTTCTGTCCAAAGCGGCCGGGAAAGAACAGGGCTTCGTCGCCGGAATGAACTCCACCTATACAAGCTTGGGGAATATCGCCGGACCGGCGATGGCCGGAATGCTGTTCGACGTTAACATTCACTATCCTTTCCTCTTCTCCGCCGTCATTATGGTCATCGGCCTCGGCATTACCGTCATGTGGAAAGAGAAGCAATTTGCAGAACACGAAGCTGAATAG